One window of the Hippocampus zosterae strain Florida chromosome 8, ASM2543408v3, whole genome shotgun sequence genome contains the following:
- the LOC127605403 gene encoding uncharacterized protein LOC127605403, with amino-acid sequence MTGDHNTLGLPRPPGGPHCPEDALGLALEPVCGNSTPRHHILHSSHGDGESWQKHRLGPAGGSSWCSGSPSLLEPYSLSSSRDTLYLSHVPGHISSPHQNRAGLTLDVTSSFDVGGSLLVIDGDLPISPNVIKRRRGGIIEQKDIVKAHQAHKIHSTPQARRKEWEMARFGDDVPVLLSTGDGGSERNRSRDGATASTGGVSPAAFKMTKAQRARAMALYNRIPVRENCFTVNRSLFIFGEDNEVRKYAKKITEWPYPFMLLLKRDKYPNKIIDYYKLVQETTQTMREIQHRYCTDTWYPHAHSDGIHFDPK; translated from the exons ATGACAGGCGATCATAATACGTTGGGCCTACCCAGGCCTCCAGGAGGTCCGCATTGCCCAGAGGATGCTTTGGGTCTTGCTCTAGAGCCCGTGTGTGGCAACAGCACCCCAAGACACCACATTCTCCACTCATCCCACGGGGACGGTGAGAGCTGGCAGAAGCATCGGCTCGGACCGGCTGGCGGTTCGAGCTGGTGTTCTGGTTCCCCTTCTCTCCTTGAGCCCTACAGTCTCTCGAGCAGCCGCGACACCCTGTACCTCTCCCACGTGCCGGGCCACATTTCGTCTCCGCACCAAAACAGAGCTGGCCTGACCCTGGATGTGACCTCATCTTTTGACGTTGGAGGTAGCTTGCTGGTGATTGATGGAGATTTGCCCATTAGCCCCAATGTGATCAAGAGACGTCGGGGCGGCATCATCGAGCAGAAGGACATAGTGAAGGCTCACCAGGCCCATAAGATCCACAGCACTCCACAGGCACGTCGCAAGGAATGGGA AATGGCCCGCTTCGGTGACGACGTTCCGGTCTTGTTGAGCACCGGCGACGGCGGCTCGGAGCGCAACAGGAGCCGCGATGGGGCGACCGCGTCCACAGGTGGCGTGTCCCCCGCAGCCTTCAAGATGACCAAAGCGCAGCGTGCCCGCGCCATGGCCTTGTACAACCGAATCCCCGTCCGGGAGAACTGCTTCACCGTCAACAGGTCTCTCTTCATCTTTGGGGAGGACAACGAGGTCCGCAAGTACGCCAAGAAAATCACTGAGTGGCCATATCCTTTTATGCTGCTTTTAAAGCGCGACAAATATCCGAACAAAATCATTGACTACTACAAACTGGTCCAAGAGACAACACAAACCATGCGCGAGATTCAGCACCGGTATTGCACAGACACTTGGTACCCACACGCACACTCTGATGGGATCCACTTTGACCCAAAGTGA